The Miscanthus floridulus cultivar M001 chromosome 7, ASM1932011v1, whole genome shotgun sequence genome includes a region encoding these proteins:
- the LOC136464747 gene encoding acyl-CoA-binding domain-containing protein 4-like isoform X1, whose protein sequence is MGEGISGDAGLAAAPYDQWVLLSPAGGSPRPPARYKHAAQVVQDKLYVVGGSRNGRSLSDVQVFDFRTSTWSALNPARDSNQLNHENNATGGSFPALAGHSLVKWKNYLVVVAGNTRSSSSSNKVSVWLIDVQANSWSAVDTYGKVPTARGGQSVSLLGSRLLMFGGEDNKRRLLNDLHILDLETMMWEEIKSEKGGPAPRYDHSAAVYADQYLLIFGGSSHSTCFNDLYLLDLQTLEWSQPDAQGAHITPRSGHGGAMIDENWYIVGGGDNANGSTDTIVMNASKFVWSVVTSVSARDPLACEGLTLCSTTVDGEKVLIAFGGYNGKYSNEIFVLKPKARNLVQPRLLQSPAAAAAAASVTAAYAVITATDEKTRDIVATDDFDIKRAQPASNSKKFVAEIDVLNGENGKLASRLAEVRDENSKLKDKLDMANLSYGELAKELKSVQDQLAAEGSRCQKLESQITAARKRLESAGSLENELDVLRQQISQVEQTIATTQRRKSGGVWKWVAGGAEVSDDE, encoded by the exons ATGGGGGAGGGAATCAGCGGCGACGCCGGCCTCGCCGCGGCGCCGTACGACCAGTGGGTGCTGCTGAGCCCCGCCGGGGGctcgccgcgcccgcccgcgcgcTATAAG CATGCCGCGCAAGTGGTCCAAGACAAGCTGTATGTGGTCGGAGGGAGTCGCAACGGCCGTTCTCTATCGGATGTCCAG GTTTTTGATTTTAGGACATCCACGTGGTCAGCGTTAAACCCTGCTAGAGACTCAAACCAGCTGAATCATGAAAACAATGCCACAGGTGGATCTTTCCCAGCATTAGCAGGCCACAGTTtg GTCAAGTGGAAAAACTATCTCGTGGTTGTAGCTGGAAACAcgaggtcatcatcatcatcaaataaGGTTTCAG TTTGGCTTATTGATGTGCAAGCCAATAGCTGGTCTGCTGTTGATACTTATGGAAAAGTTCCA ACAGCTCGAGGTGGCCAATCTGTATCCCTACTTGGTTCTCGATTACTAATGTTTGGTGGAGAGGATAACAAGAGAAGGCTACTGAATGATCTTCATATActtgacttggagacaatgatGTGGGAAGAAATCAAATCAGA GAAAGGTGGTCCGGCTCCTAGGTACGATCATTCAGCTGCTGTTTACGCTGACCAGTATCTTCtgatctttggtggctcttctcactCTACATGCTTCAATGATCTTTACCTACTCGATTTGCAAACT CTGGAGTGGTCTCAACCTGATGCCCAAGGAGCACATATAACTCCTAGAAGTGGTCATGGTGGTGCTATGATTGATGAAAACTGGTACATTGTTGGTGGTGGAGATAATGCAAATG GTTCCACTGATACAATTGTAATGAATGCTTCCAAGTTTGTGTGGTCAGTGGTCACCAGCGTCTCAGCTAGAGATCCTCTAGCTTGTGAG GGTCTCACCCTTTGCTCAACCACAGTTGATGGTGAAAAGGTTCTAATTGCCTTTGGCGGTTACAATGGGAAATACAGCAACGAG ATCTTTGTTTTGAAACCCAAGGCAAGAAATTTAGTTCAACCTCGTCTTCTTCAATCACCAGCTGCAGCTGCCGCCGCAGCTTCTGTGACAGCTGCCTATGCTGTAATTACTGCTACAGATGAGAAAACCAGAGATATTGTTGCTACAGAtgattttgacatcaagagaGCTCAACCTGCAAGTAATTCCAAAAAGTTCGTTGCCGAAATTGATGTACTTAATGGAGAGAATGGTAAACTAGCGTCCAGACTGGCAGAAGTTCGCGatgaaaactcaaaactaaagGATAAATTAGACATGGCAAACTTGTCATATGGTGAATTAGCAAAG GAGCTTAAATCAGTTCAAGATCAACTAGCAGCAGAGGGTTCAAGATGCCAGAAGCTTGAG TCGCAAATTACTGCTGCACGGAAGAGACTGGAATCTGCTGGTTCTTTGGAGAATGAACTAGACGTACTGCGTCAACAAATATCTCAGGTGGAGCAAACCATTGCAACGACTCAGAGACGAAAATCTGGGGGTGTTTGGAAGTGGGTGGCAGGTGGTGCAGAGGTCTCTGACGACGAATA G
- the LOC136464747 gene encoding acyl-CoA-binding domain-containing protein 4-like isoform X2, producing the protein MGEGISGDAGLAAAPYDQWVLLSPAGGSPRPPARYKHAAQVVQDKLYVVGGSRNGRSLSDVQVFDFRTSTWSALNPARDSNQLNHENNATGGSFPALAGHSLVKWKNYLVVVAGNTRSSSSSNKVSVWLIDVQANSWSAVDTYGKVPTARGGQSVSLLGSRLLMFGGEDNKRRLLNDLHILDLETMMWEEIKSEKGGPAPRYDHSAAVYADQYLLIFGGSSHSTCFNDLYLLDLQTLEWSQPDAQGAHITPRSGHGGAMIDENWYIVGGGDNANGSTDTIVMNASKFVWSVVTSVSARDPLACEGLTLCSTTVDGEKVLIAFGGYNGKYSNEIFVLKPKARNLVQPRLLQSPAAAAAAASVTAAYAVITATDEKTRDIVATDDFDIKRAQPASNSKKFVAEIDVLNGENGKLASRLAEVRDENSKLKDKLDMANLSYGELAKELKSVQDQLAAEGSRCQKLESQITAARKRLESAGSLENELDVLRQQISQVEQTIATTQRRKSGGVWKWVAGGAEVSDDE; encoded by the exons ATGGGGGAGGGAATCAGCGGCGACGCCGGCCTCGCCGCGGCGCCGTACGACCAGTGGGTGCTGCTGAGCCCCGCCGGGGGctcgccgcgcccgcccgcgcgcTATAAG CATGCCGCGCAAGTGGTCCAAGACAAGCTGTATGTGGTCGGAGGGAGTCGCAACGGCCGTTCTCTATCGGATGTCCAG GTTTTTGATTTTAGGACATCCACGTGGTCAGCGTTAAACCCTGCTAGAGACTCAAACCAGCTGAATCATGAAAACAATGCCACAGGTGGATCTTTCCCAGCATTAGCAGGCCACAGTTtg GTCAAGTGGAAAAACTATCTCGTGGTTGTAGCTGGAAACAcgaggtcatcatcatcatcaaataaGGTTTCAG TTTGGCTTATTGATGTGCAAGCCAATAGCTGGTCTGCTGTTGATACTTATGGAAAAGTTCCA ACAGCTCGAGGTGGCCAATCTGTATCCCTACTTGGTTCTCGATTACTAATGTTTGGTGGAGAGGATAACAAGAGAAGGCTACTGAATGATCTTCATATActtgacttggagacaatgatGTGGGAAGAAATCAAATCAGA GAAAGGTGGTCCGGCTCCTAGGTACGATCATTCAGCTGCTGTTTACGCTGACCAGTATCTTCtgatctttggtggctcttctcactCTACATGCTTCAATGATCTTTACCTACTCGATTTGCAAACT CTGGAGTGGTCTCAACCTGATGCCCAAGGAGCACATATAACTCCTAGAAGTGGTCATGGTGGTGCTATGATTGATGAAAACTGGTACATTGTTGGTGGTGGAGATAATGCAAATG GTTCCACTGATACAATTGTAATGAATGCTTCCAAGTTTGTGTGGTCAGTGGTCACCAGCGTCTCAGCTAGAGATCCTCTAGCTTGTGAG GGTCTCACCCTTTGCTCAACCACAGTTGATGGTGAAAAGGTTCTAATTGCCTTTGGCGGTTACAATGGGAAATACAGCAACGAG ATCTTTGTTTTGAAACCCAAGGCAAGAAATTTAGTTCAACCTCGTCTTCTTCAATCACCAGCTGCAGCTGCCGCCGCAGCTTCTGTGACAGCTGCCTATGCTGTAATTACTGCTACAGATGAGAAAACCAGAGATATTGTTGCTACAGAtgattttgacatcaagagaGCTCAACCTGCAAGTAATTCCAAAAAGTTCGTTGCCGAAATTGATGTACTTAATGGAGAGAATGGTAAACTAGCGTCCAGACTGGCAGAAGTTCGCGatgaaaactcaaaactaaagGATAAATTAGACATGGCAAACTTGTCATATGGTGAATTAGCAAAG GAGCTTAAATCAGTTCAAGATCAACTAGCAGCAGAGGGTTCAAGATGCCAGAAGCTTGAG TCGCAAATTACTGCTGCACGGAAGAGACTGGAATCTGCTGGTTCTTTGGAGAATGAACTAGACGTACTGCGTCAACAAATATCTCAGGTGGAGCAAACCATTGCAACGACTCAGAGACGAAAATCTGGGGGTGTTTGGAAGTGGGTGGCAGGTGGTGCAGAGGTCTCTGACGACGAATAG
- the LOC136467936 gene encoding NAC domain-containing protein 53-like codes for MSLSPLDSSSPPAAAEVPLAPGFRFHPTDEELVSYYLRRRVLGRRLRVDAIAEVDLYRLEPWDLPSLSRIRSRDAQWYFFARLDRKVAGAGAGGRGGPGNRTNRATPRGYWKTTGKDREVHHRGKPVGMKKTLVFHAGRAPKGDRTNWVMHEYRLLDADGPQDLHVVCRIFQKHGSGPQNGAQYGAPYMEEEWEEDDDAIENGPTSGASAQMAAITCAVDEESNEDDENAYCETNRPARVEPSHLPLVHEMLNPPEMAPLQGQDSKETSDGSCADGAISLEEILQEPLSNISVENIGRLEGQNATDDSINVDDLLSAHPRKDNGYVGQDNTMNGSGPADGDHTSWPLRAYSNQNYVNGPLADEFFDTGNDTNGIAYSGHQQADGFPAPCQVDDSMVFYDAPSDYNLVDGNDDFVYLNDLLNEPLGNESLFDGDNVMAYFDATENDFNYDILGSAQGSNYQLADMPLNFAQKSDNKDKFTFDGISEVPEANAQYGASSSGSHTDTEFPGVPTDDTADKTYGKRLASMLGSIPAPPAMASEFPPSTGKSVGVLSAISSSSIRVTAGIIQLDGLTFSSGSDRWPLQKNGDLSLLVSFAVESDVSSKLPVGLEDATRINTVPMVLRSGFYLFFMSAMILLLSYKVGSCIYSR; via the exons ATGAGCCTATCACCGCTCGACTCCTCCtccccgccggcggcggcggaggtgccCCTCGCCCCGGGCTTCCGCTTCCACCCCACCGACGAGGAGCTCGTCTCCTACTACCTCCGCCGCCGCGTCCTCGGCCGCCGCCTCCGCGTCGACGCCATCGCCGAGGTCGATCTCTACCGCCTCGAGCCCTGGGACCTGCCCTCCCTCTCCCGCATCCGCAGCCGCGACGCCCAGTGGTACTTCTTCGCCCGCCTCGACCGCAaggtcgccggcgccggcgccgggggccggggcgGCCCCGGCAACAGGACCAACCGCGCCACGCCGAGGGGGTACTGGAAGACCACGGGCAAGGACCGCGAGGTGCACCACCGCGGCAAGCCCGTCGGGATGAAgaagacgctcgtcttccacGCCGGGAGGGCGCCTAAGGGCGACAGGACCAACTGGGTCATGCACGAGTACCGCCTCCTCGACGCAGACGGGCCTCAG GATCTGCATGTGGTCTGTAGAATCTTCCAGAAGCATGGATCTGGACCACAGAACGGTGCGCAGTATGGTGCACCATACATGGAAGAGGAatgggaagaggatgatgatgctatTGAGAATGGTCCTACCAGTGGCGCATCTGCTCAAATGGCTGCAATCACATGTGCTGTAGATGAGGAGTCAAATGAGGACGATGAGAATGCATATTGTGAAACAAACAGACCTGCTCGAGTAGAACCATCTCATCTACCTTTG GTCCATGAAATGCTCAATCCACCAGAGATGGCTCCTCTACAAGGTCAGGATTCTAAAGAGACGAGTGATGGAAGCTGTGCTGATGGTGCTATTTCTCTGGAAGAGATTTTGCAGGAACCTTTGTCGAATATTAGCGTGGAGAATATAGGTAGACTTGAAGGGCAGAATGCCACTGATGATAGCATCAATGTTGATGACTTGTTATCAGCACACCCCAGGAAAGATAATGGCTATGTAGGCCAGGATAACACTATGAATGGGAGTGGTCCAGCAGATGGTGATCACACAAGCTGGCCTTTGAGAGCATATAGTAATCAGAACTATGTCAATGGCCCTCTTGCCGATGAGTTCTTTGACACAGGGAATGATACCAATGGGATTGCATATTCTGGGCACCAGCAAGCTGATGGCTTTCCAGCACCTTGCCAAGTGGATGACAGTATGGTATTTTATGATGCTCCATCTGATTACAACTTGGTGGATGGAAATGATGACTTCGTATATCTGAACGACCTCCTCAACGAGCCACTTGGAAATGAATCACTCTTTGATGGAGATAATGTGATGGCTTACTTTGATGCCACAGAGAATGATTTCAATTATGACATTTTGGGCTCTGCTCAGGGTTCGAATTATCAACTTGCAGACATGCCGTTGAACTTTGCCCAAAAG AGTGATAACAAAGACAAGTTTACATTCGATGGGATCTCTGAGGTTCCGGAAGCAAATGCTCAGTACGGTGCATCCTCATCTGGTTCCCATACAGATACTGAATTTCCAG GTGTGCCAACAGATGACACTGCTGATAAAACTTATGGAAAGCGCCTTGCCAGCATGTTGGGCTCTATCCCAGCTCCACCTGCAATGGCCTCAGAATTCCCGCCATCAACAGGGAAATCTGTTGGGGTGCTCTCGGCTATCAGCTCGAGCTCAATTCGTGTTACTGCTGGCATCATCCAACTTGATGGCCTCACTTTCAGCAGTGGCTCTGATCGGTGGCCCTTGCAGAAGAATGGAGACTTGAGTTTGCTTGTGTCTTTCGCCGTAGAGAGCGACGTGTCATCCAAGCTTCCTGTTGGTCTCGAGGATGCTACTCGGATTAACACGGTCCCCATGGTGCTGCGAAGTGGCTTTTACCTTTTCTTTATGTCGGCCATGATTCTCTTGTTGAGCTACAAAGTAGGGTCGTGTATCTACAGCAGGTAA